Proteins encoded in a region of the Malaciobacter mytili LMG 24559 genome:
- a CDS encoding MotA/TolQ/ExbB proton channel family protein, whose product MNLLEYIDKGGIIVYILIFLNIIGFTIIIWKFFTLPRKNAMVRKIKEKTLASPNENLKAQIEYEVQKLEIGLTYIKNIASVAPLLGLLGTVYGVFKAFETITAKGLGDPTLFSNGISIALITTIAGLIVAIPHHIAYNHFISQIDAIELKAKKELISK is encoded by the coding sequence ATGAATTTGTTAGAATATATTGATAAAGGTGGAATAATAGTTTATATCTTAATTTTTTTAAATATTATTGGTTTTACTATTATTATTTGGAAATTTTTTACACTTCCAAGAAAAAATGCAATGGTTAGAAAAATAAAAGAAAAAACTCTTGCTTCACCAAATGAAAATCTAAAAGCTCAAATTGAATATGAAGTACAAAAATTAGAAATTGGTTTAACATATATAAAAAACATAGCTTCAGTTGCTCCTCTTTTAGGACTTTTAGGAACTGTATATGGGGTATTTAAGGCTTTTGAAACTATTACAGCTAAAGGATTAGGTGATCCAACACTATTTTCAAATGGAATTTCTATTGCTCTTATAACAACAATTGCAGGACTTATAGTTGCCATTCCTCATCATATAGCTTACAATCATTTTATCTCTCAAATTGATGCTATTGAATTAAAAGCAAAAAAAGAGTTAATAAGCAAATGA
- a CDS encoding ExbD/TolR family protein, with protein sequence MKRREPLGADLTPIIDVVFILLIFFIVTSVFKKEELALMLDLPSSNAKAMEVNEEQVFIELSQEKLAIKGIEVSFISLEDNLKEVKNKTKPIVVRIDKNVKYERVVKVLDLLQKYNLTNLALITNESAK encoded by the coding sequence ATGAAAAGAAGAGAACCCCTAGGTGCTGATTTAACACCTATTATTGATGTGGTATTTATTTTACTAATCTTTTTTATTGTAACTTCAGTATTTAAAAAAGAAGAACTAGCACTTATGCTTGATTTACCTAGCTCAAATGCAAAAGCTATGGAAGTAAATGAAGAACAAGTATTTATTGAATTAAGCCAAGAAAAACTAGCTATAAAAGGTATAGAAGTCTCTTTTATATCCTTAGAAGATAATCTAAAAGAAGTAAAAAACAAAACAAAACCAATTGTTGTAAGAATAGATAAAAATGTTAAATATGAAAGAGTAGTAAAAGTTTTAGACTTACTTCAAAAGTATAATCTTACAAATTTAGCTTTAATTACTAATGAGAGTGCTAAATAA